One Streptococcus sp. DTU_2020_1001019_1_SI_AUS_MUR_006 DNA window includes the following coding sequences:
- a CDS encoding TetR/AcrR family transcriptional regulator, translating into MAERRISENSLENLRKSNKESNLLTREAIETALLQLLEKKELAKISISELVKRAGVSRAAFYRNYDSKEEILESVFKRSVHNIMEQLSHYDVKTDLYLVWVHLFREARKEAKVIQLALDYHLEKIFVQAMQEFLEKYYGKSKGVSSYLHSFWSSAIVSVLLKWIKDGMKVPAEKIADLRLPFFKK; encoded by the coding sequence ATGGCCGAACGAAGAATTTCCGAAAATTCACTTGAAAATCTCAGAAAATCAAACAAAGAATCCAATTTACTGACCAGAGAAGCTATCGAAACAGCTCTTTTGCAACTTTTGGAGAAGAAGGAGTTGGCTAAGATTAGCATTTCTGAGTTAGTCAAACGTGCTGGTGTTTCTCGTGCCGCCTTTTATCGAAACTATGACTCCAAAGAAGAGATTTTAGAAAGCGTCTTTAAACGCAGTGTCCATAATATCATGGAGCAGCTGAGTCATTACGATGTCAAAACAGATCTCTATCTGGTTTGGGTTCATCTCTTTCGTGAAGCCAGAAAAGAAGCCAAGGTTATTCAGCTTGCCCTGGACTATCACTTGGAAAAAATCTTTGTGCAAGCCATGCAAGAGTTTTTAGAAAAATACTATGGAAAATCAAAAGGAGTCAGCTCTTACCTGCATTCTTTTTGGAGTTCTGCCATCGTATCAGTTTTGCTTAAATGGATCAAGGATGGAATGAAGGTTCCTGCTGAAAA
- a CDS encoding DegV family protein, which yields MTWKIVADSGCDYRQLANPAIDTEFISVPLTIQVADQVFIDDASLDIDKMMETMYATSEASKSACPSPDDYLRAFEGANHIFVVTITGTLSGSQNSAQLAKNLYLEEHPDTQIHVIDSLSAGGEVDLIVEKINDLIDQGLSFEEVVKAITAYQEKTKLLFVLAKVDNLVKNGRLSKLIGTVVGLLNIRMVGEASETGTLELLQKARGAKKSLQAAYEELIKAGYAGGRIVMAHRSNDKFCQQLSELLREKFPQAEIKIIQTSGLCSFYAEEGGLLMGYEID from the coding sequence ATGACTTGGAAGATTGTAGCTGACTCTGGTTGTGATTATCGTCAACTGGCAAATCCAGCAATTGATACTGAATTCATCAGTGTTCCCTTAACCATTCAAGTGGCTGATCAAGTCTTTATTGACGATGCTAGTCTTGATATTGACAAAATGATGGAAACCATGTATGCAACTTCTGAAGCTTCAAAATCAGCTTGTCCTAGCCCTGATGATTACTTGCGAGCATTCGAAGGTGCAAACCATATTTTTGTAGTGACCATTACCGGAACTCTTTCTGGTAGTCAAAACAGCGCTCAATTAGCTAAGAATCTCTATCTCGAAGAACATCCTGATACTCAGATTCATGTTATTGACAGCTTATCTGCTGGTGGAGAAGTTGATCTAATCGTTGAGAAAATCAATGATTTGATTGACCAAGGACTTTCTTTTGAAGAAGTGGTTAAAGCTATTACTGCCTACCAAGAAAAAACTAAGTTACTATTCGTCCTCGCTAAGGTTGATAACCTCGTTAAGAATGGTCGCTTGAGTAAGCTGATCGGTACAGTTGTTGGGCTCCTTAATATTCGTATGGTCGGGGAAGCAAGTGAAACTGGAACCTTGGAACTCCTACAAAAGGCTCGTGGTGCTAAGAAGTCCCTCCAAGCTGCTTATGAAGAGTTAATCAAGGCTGGCTACGCTGGTGGGCGTATCGTCATGGCTCACCGTAGTAATGATAAATTCTGCCAACAACTCTCAGAACTCTTGCGTGAAAAATTCCCACAAGCTGAAATCAAGATTATCCAAACCTCTGGACTCTGCAGTTTTTATGCAGAAGAAGGTGGACTCCTCATGGGATATGAAATTGACTAA
- a CDS encoding NAD(P)/FAD-dependent oxidoreductase, whose protein sequence is MKHFDTIVIGGGPAGMMATISSSFYGQKTLLIEKNRKLGKKLAGTGGGRCNVTNNGTLDDLLAGIPGNGRFLYSVFSQFDNHDIINFFTENGVKLKVEDHGRVFPASDKSRTIIEALEKKIMELGGQIATQTEIVSVKKIDDQFVLKSADQTFTCDKLIVTTGGKSYPSTGSTGFGHEIARHFKHTITELEAAESPLLTDFPHKALQGISLDDVTLSYGKHVITHDLLFTHFGLSGPSALRMSSFVKGGEILSLDVLPQFSESELLSFLEDNREKSLKNALKTLLPERLAEFFVQGYPEKVKQLTEKERDQLVQSIKALKIPVTGKMSLAKSFVTKGGVSLKEINPKTLESKLVPGLHFAGEVLDINAHTGGFNITSALCTGWVAGSN, encoded by the coding sequence ATGAAACATTTTGACACTATTGTAATTGGGGGAGGCCCTGCTGGTATGATGGCTACGATTTCAAGTAGCTTTTATGGGCAGAAAACCCTTCTCATCGAAAAAAATCGAAAACTTGGAAAAAAATTAGCTGGTACTGGTGGTGGTCGCTGCAACGTGACCAACAATGGAACTCTAGATGACCTATTAGCTGGCATCCCTGGGAATGGCCGCTTTCTATACAGTGTCTTTTCCCAGTTTGATAACCATGATATCATCAACTTTTTTACTGAAAATGGCGTAAAACTCAAGGTCGAAGACCATGGTCGCGTCTTTCCAGCCAGCGACAAATCTCGAACCATTATCGAAGCACTGGAAAAGAAAATCATGGAGCTAGGTGGGCAAATTGCCACTCAAACAGAGATTGTTTCTGTTAAAAAGATAGACGACCAGTTTGTCCTCAAGTCAGCAGACCAAACCTTTACTTGTGATAAACTCATTGTCACAACAGGTGGAAAATCCTATCCTTCTACTGGCTCTACTGGTTTTGGTCATGAAATCGCCCGACATTTCAAACACACTATTACCGAACTCGAAGCTGCTGAAAGTCCATTGTTGACTGATTTCCCGCATAAGGCCTTGCAGGGAATTTCCCTAGACGATGTAACCCTAAGCTATGGCAAGCACGTCATCACTCATGATTTGCTCTTTACCCACTTTGGTTTGTCAGGTCCTTCTGCACTACGCATGTCTAGCTTTGTCAAGGGTGGGGAAATTCTCTCCCTAGATGTCTTGCCACAATTTTCTGAAAGCGAATTGTTATCATTTCTAGAAGATAACCGTGAAAAATCCTTGAAAAATGCCTTAAAAACCTTGCTCCCTGAACGCTTGGCAGAATTTTTCGTGCAAGGATATCCTGAAAAAGTCAAACAACTAACAGAAAAAGAACGCGACCAACTTGTCCAGTCCATCAAGGCTCTTAAAATCCCTGTAACTGGCAAAATGTCATTAGCTAAATCCTTTGTAACTAAAGGTGGCGTTAGTCTCAAGGAAATCAATCCTAAAACGCTGGAAAGTAAGCTAGTCCCTGGACTCCACTTTGCTGGTGAGGTACTAGATATCAATGCCCATACGGGGGGATTTAACATCACTTCCGCCCTCTGCACCGGCTGGGTGGCAGGCTCAAACTAG
- a CDS encoding DUF1697 domain-containing protein, which yields MEHIILLRGVTPNGQNAIPKMSYLVDILTEAGFQHVRTYIQSGNIILESDLAIEEIREQVHTLIKEKIGADLKMVIKNKSDFTKIVQENPFGEHYLYDRIHIILFQNAIQSLPFEKLDSDYGEEEICIGNHCLYLYLPRTAKRKKLNTNYLEKLFGVDLTMRKLNVVEKLLTK from the coding sequence TTGGAACATATTATTTTACTGAGAGGTGTTACACCGAATGGACAAAATGCTATCCCTAAAATGTCTTATCTGGTAGATATCTTAACAGAGGCTGGTTTTCAACACGTTCGAACTTATATTCAAAGTGGAAATATTATTCTTGAAAGCGACTTAGCCATAGAAGAAATACGAGAACAAGTCCATACTCTAATAAAAGAAAAAATCGGAGCCGACTTGAAAATGGTTATTAAAAATAAGAGTGATTTTACAAAAATTGTCCAAGAAAATCCGTTTGGAGAACATTATCTTTATGACCGTATACATATAATTCTTTTCCAGAATGCTATCCAAAGTCTACCATTTGAAAAATTGGATAGTGACTATGGTGAAGAAGAAATTTGTATCGGCAACCATTGTCTTTACCTCTATCTCCCTAGAACTGCAAAACGAAAAAAGCTTAATACCAACTATCTTGAAAAACTGTTCGGCGTTGATCTGACCATGCGAAAGTTAAACGTGGTAGAAAAATTACTAACAAAATAG
- a CDS encoding 8-oxo-dGTP diphosphatase: MSRRESVEFVNMCMIKNGGKVLIQDRISPDWPGITFPGGHVERGESFVDAVIREVKEETGLTISKPQLCGIKDWYDDEDYRYVVHFYKTEHFTGELQSSDEGNVWWEDFENLSHLKLATEDMSDMLRVFLEEDLSEFFYYKDGEDWSYQLK; encoded by the coding sequence ATGAGCAGAAGAGAATCAGTCGAATTTGTCAACATGTGTATGATTAAAAATGGGGGCAAGGTCCTAATTCAAGACCGAATTAGCCCTGACTGGCCTGGCATTACTTTTCCTGGTGGTCATGTTGAACGTGGCGAATCCTTTGTCGATGCTGTCATTCGCGAAGTGAAGGAAGAAACTGGTCTGACCATTTCTAAGCCTCAACTCTGTGGTATCAAAGATTGGTATGATGACGAGGACTATCGTTATGTTGTCCACTTTTACAAAACAGAACACTTTACTGGTGAGCTCCAATCTTCAGACGAAGGAAATGTCTGGTGGGAGGATTTTGAAAATCTATCTCATCTAAAATTAGCTACTGAGGATATGTCTGACATGCTTCGTGTTTTTCTCGAAGAGGACCTCAGTGAATTCTTTTACTATAAGGATGGAGAAGACTGGTCTTACCAACTCAAATAA